The following are encoded together in the Glycine max cultivar Williams 82 chromosome 8, Glycine_max_v4.0, whole genome shotgun sequence genome:
- the LOC100306094 gene encoding uncharacterized protein LOC100306094 precursor → MKKQASSTFLMWVMVISLHAHLIIAAVSKSNGTISVCDGSVEDCLNVVHLDSELLPTISSSHFRRILAGKYDGVTNDALIPDKPFKGCKIGEAYRSCLAQVEGRARNCAIYKRGC, encoded by the coding sequence ATGAAGAAGCAAGCATCAAGCACTTTCCTGATGTGGGTTATGGTGATATCGCTTCACGCACATCTCATCATTGCAGCTGTGTCTAAGTCTAATGGCACAATTTCCGTGTGCGATGGCTCCGTAGAGGACTGCCTCAACGTCGTCCACTTGGACTCAGAGCTTCTTCCCACCATCTCCAGCTCCCACTTCCGCAGAATCCTTGCTGGAAAATATGATGGAGTTACCAACGATGCACTAATTCCTGATAAACCCTTCAAGGGATGTAAAATCGGAGAAGCTTATCGTAGCTGTCTGGCCCAAGTTGAAGGTAGAGCGAGAAACTGTGCCATCTACAAGAGGGGTTGCTAA